GACGCCCACCAGATTTCTTTCGAAATAGCAAATGTTCCAATCGCCTTCTGAATATCTAAAAGGTTGCAAAAACTTTAAGCAAGACAAGATCAACTAAGCTCGATTTTCAGGAAACATGATGTAGTAATATGCAATCATTACATATCTCAGGAACAGTAAAAACGCAGTCGATATAAATGTTATATACTATGCTTATGTCGTCTTCAGCCTGAGCGCAAGTCTGATCCCCTCGCAGAGAAGCTTCAGCTCCATTGATAGGTTGCGATTCAAAAGGCTTCACAATGGAAGAACATCGAATTCATGTGGCATGAATTCTTCGGTTGGCCTGTAATACTTCTCTGTCAAGTACAAGCACAAGCTTGAAACTCGACTCGTGTATAGGCAGGCAAATCTATCGACCTGTAACCAGTTTAGCAGTCTTATTTACAATTCAATGCCTGTCACTCTTGACGAAATGGTTTAACTGTCAATGCAGCAGACACGTAACTCAAGTTCATCTGTCAAGCcgatattcaaataaataagtgAAACTGCTACCTGATGTGCAAAACGGGAGTTCTGATAACCGGTCTTCATTAATTGTCCCCATACTTTGTGAAACTGAGAATCGTGTACGGTGAAAGCACAAAATTGTGAACCATCAACAGCTCTTCTACCGTTAATTAGATAATCGTAAAAGTTGTTCAAATCAAGACTCAAGTCATGTAAAGTCCCTGACCTTCTGATGCCATTCCCTCAGAGCATCTTGATGAGCAAGACGCACTTCATTATTTCGAGTCTATAAATCGAAACACATACAGAGTAGATGAAATTAGGACCTTGTTAAAAATCTATCCAGAATGTGCATTTACAGCAAATATAATGGGGCGTGAGTAGATGATGCCTAACCTCCAGGTCATCTAGTTTAAAGGATAACACTTGCTTCCTTTCATCAGTCAAATTTTCAAACCTGTGGACGCAAGTTATATGAGTTACGTGGCATCAAATCatcagccaaattcaagaGAGCAGTAGAGTCAACAATTCTTGGATATATAGTTCcgaatagatgaaaagtgatTAACAATCAGCATGTGCAGATATGTCATACTTTTTCAAGAGCTGGATTATGTAAACCGACTTTCTGTCCAAGAACTAGTGCATCTGGATCACGTGTAAATTCTAGCCTAATTGCTGGTGAACTTCCATTCtcgagaaaaatgaaattccaTGCAGAGACTTACTTGAGAGACCACTTCAAACGATGTATGCTGTCTTCAATATTATCATGCTCAAGCCTCATCATTCCAAGTTCCTGCAGCCATTAAACTCAGTTCATCATGAAAGATGATATTTTTATCACATTGTCAACGCTAGTTTTGTAGAAGGTGCGATTTGAAGTAACTTGTCACAATGTATATCTGATCCTAGTGGCAGAATAAATAATGTCGACGGCTTCCCATATCATTGGACCTTCTACCATGTTTAATATGAACTGGAGAGAACAATTATCGGGGATGGTTGGGTGACCTCTTCAGACTTGGACGATTAAATATATCTCAAAAATGACTTTCCTCATCTTCAATCATCCTGTACAAGCAATTTCTAAGGCTATTCTATCTTCTGCCTTAAGAGCATGTTAAGTAAGACAACAGGTCATTAACCATAGGTTCTTTACTTTAAAAACCTCTTCTGATGTCATATTAAAGATCAAAGTAGAAGTTGACATAGTAAACAGAACAATGGTTAAACCTCACCATCCTGCAACCCTTTCTCAATTAGGATTCCaacaatatcaaaattttctggatccgaaagaaaaaaaaaagttttaaaacgAATTATCATGTACACACCTTGCGTATATTTCTTGTTTCCCATGCAAGTCTAACCTCCGTTTCAAGCTCCGGAACAATCAGCATAGTACGCCAACCTTAGCAAAGCGTGCAAAAAATGACCATCAGAGCACACTTGATGGCATAACTGTTCATAAGTTCCGGCAGTATACTCTTCCTGATAACAGCTATCACTTTAGATGTCCTAAAGATTTTGAAATAGAATAAATATAATCAAAATATGCTGTTCATGTCAGTAGCCTCCAGTACAATACTAATAATAGTCAGTCGCACCTCTCATATATGCTTGCGAAAGTTCTCTATATGACAAATTGACTCATTGTAAACAATATCTCCAGCTTGGAGCTGCTAATCTTTAGGAGAATTACAGGAAAGTATAAAAAGCAGAAGAGCTTAAAGATAAGCAAATCGTACCGAGAACCTTCTTGCTGCATAATATATCTCCATAGATGTGATCCCCGACGTAAAGAACCTGGTGAATCAGATCAAATCTATTATTTCTTCAAAAGCATAAAAGCCATTCATTGAGAATAAGTTAGTATTTGAAGACAAGTATTTTTATAgtaatcaataaataaataaataaaaataaaacaaaaaaaaaattctttgaaGAGCCTTCCATGTGAATAAAAGCCAACAAGAGACTGAATTTAAGAGGAGATGACAGAAACTGTTCACATGCAAATTAACCCTTGAAATCAACAAATGACTCTCTTTAGTTTTCCCTTCTAGATTTCCTTGGGGATCTTAATGTCTCAGGAAAGTAACAGAGCACAGTTTTCCCATTCAAAAGTATTCCATAGTGAGCCCAAACACAATTCCAGGAACACACATTTCTCTATTGTTAACCAGATACATCAAATAAATGACAACCTTGAACCTTCAATGAGAAAAGTTCACCTGTGGACTTGATTCAATTGCAAGAAGTTTATGCAGATGACTAACGTTTCCACCCTGAAAGAAGTTTTGGACTTCGTTAATACGGTCTTGTTACACTTATTCTAAGGATCCTTATGCATGAggataaagagagagaagataaTAGAAAGGATGACTCTGTGATGGTCAATATACAAGTAACTCCAATTCGGTAAGTACCTGGAAAGTCTTACGATTAGTTCGACCAGTTCCCGTCAACCTTGGCGAAGTATCGCTTACCTACAAATAATGAGGAATAGACAGACATTAGAGCATGACAAAATAAAGATAGGCAATCCGGAATGCTTCTTCACAAACCTGAGCCACAGGAGCATAATTATCAGTATTCAAAAGCATTCCAGAGTCGGGGTCAATCTCAAGTAGACTGGCATTATTGTCGTCATGAAAGAAGCTTGGCTTTGCACTGTAGAAGTTGTTAAGATTTTGAAGACTAATGTCAGTTAAGTGATTGGAGAAATGGTCTctatttataacaaaaaactGAGCTACGCCACATACTACAATaactaaattttgtttttcaaaagaaattgttTAAACTTCTCTAGTAATATTTAAAGGTGAAGAGAAGGCCTTAGGAACAAACTTCCACTTGATACTCCCAAAGACAACAGAGTGAAACTTCACTAATGTAAAGTTAAAATAGTGTCTCCAGAGAGAGGATGTATCTTTGCAGTAACCTCATTGTAACAGTTCTGACCAAACAAATAACTGTAATCTTGGGTCTATCAACAATTCTTTGCAAAACTTTCTTGAACcaataaattctttttctgCATCGATAGTTCAAGAGAGAAGGAAACAAGAAGATTTGAAACATAGTCAACCTCTGTTACACTGAGAATTTGttagttgagaaaattaatgatagAAAACCCCAAAAATGTCGAATCATTGCAGATTCATGTCTATACCATATAATCGGAAACATGGGTTATGTAGCCATCTTAGATTATAAGAGACAAATATACCTGCCAGTGATGACAACATCAAAGTACTGGAGCCAATCAGAACTGCAAGTTGCATTACTATCTGGGGCATGCTGACCACAAAGAAAACTCATGACCATATTTGTATAATCCCAAAAGCTGCAAAACAAGGAGAAGAAGTATACTGCAATTACTGAAACAAATACAATGAAAGAACAGAAATATGCTAATTAAGGCCTCAAAATTTGCAATCACTAAAGTAAATCAGACCTATTTGTTACCAAAAAGACTGAACGACCAGAATCCCTGAGCATGTTCAGCATAGGCACCAAGGTCTTGTCCCAATGGATATACC
Above is a window of Punica granatum isolate Tunisia-2019 chromosome 7, ASM765513v2, whole genome shotgun sequence DNA encoding:
- the LOC116215532 gene encoding 5'-nucleotidase domain-containing protein 4-like isoform X1, which translates into the protein MHAGTLNYLLEKDNARDQTPCSQPSPGGGVPYDFVNKIFCNRSLNMKNILAVGFDMDYTLAQYKPETFESLAYEGTVRKLVYDLGYPAELLELSFDWEYMVRGLVLDKKRGNILKMDRHKYVKVGYHGFRELSKEEKVQSYGSTYIRDAFDEPDYALIDTLFSLGEAYLFAQLVEFIDGNPGKVPQGVDYARIYKDVKAAIDLCHHDGTIKQVVTKDPGRYIHWDKTLVPMLNMLRDSGRSVFLVTNSFWDYTNMVMSFLCGQHAPDSNATCSSDWLQYFDVVITGSAKPSFFHDDNNASLLEIDPDSGMLLNTDNYAPVAQVSDTSPRLTGTGRTNRKTFQGGNVSHLHKLLAIESSPQVLYVGDHIYGDILCSKKVLGWRTMLIVPELETEVRLAWETRNIRKELGMMRLEHDNIEDSIHRLKWSLKFENLTDERKQVLSFKLDDLETRNNEVRLAHQDALREWHQKFHKVWGQLMKTGYQNSRFAHQVDRFACLYTSRVSSLCLYLTEKYYRPTEEFMPHEFDVLPL
- the LOC116215532 gene encoding cytosolic purine 5'-nucleotidase-like isoform X2; translation: MHAGTLNYLLEKDNARDQTPCSQPSPGVGFDMDYTLAQYKPETFESLAYEGTVRKLVYDLGYPAELLELSFDWEYMVRGLVLDKKRGNILKMDRHKYVKVGYHGFRELSKEEKVQSYGSTYIRDAFDEPDYALIDTLFSLGEAYLFAQLVEFIDGNPGKVPQGVDYARIYKDVKAAIDLCHHDGTIKQVVTKDPGRYIHWDKTLVPMLNMLRDSGRSVFLVTNSFWDYTNMVMSFLCGQHAPDSNATCSSDWLQYFDVVITGSAKPSFFHDDNNASLLEIDPDSGMLLNTDNYAPVAQVSDTSPRLTGTGRTNRKTFQGGNVSHLHKLLAIESSPQVLYVGDHIYGDILCSKKVLGWRTMLIVPELETEVRLAWETRNIRKELGMMRLEHDNIEDSIHRLKWSLKFENLTDERKQVLSFKLDDLETRNNEVRLAHQDALREWHQKFHKVWGQLMKTGYQNSRFAHQVDRFACLYTSRVSSLCLYLTEKYYRPTEEFMPHEFDVLPL